CCGGTCGAGTAGTAGGGCAAATGGCGGCAATGGATGGCATGGAAGCCCGTCCTACAGGCGGTGGCGTGGCGCTGGGCGGAGAGCAAAGCACGCAACTGATAGTGGAACCGACGGCTGGCGGTTATGTTTGGATCGGCGATCGCTGGTATCGGGGACGCACTCGATTGGTTCGCACCGGCAAAGGACTCACCGCCGTCAACCAAGTTGATTTAGAACAATATCTTTACAGCGTCTTAGGCTCGGAAATGAGTGCTAATTGGCCTCTGGAAGCCTTGAAGGCGCAAGCTGTCGCCGCTCGTTCCTACGCCCTGTATAAGCGTCAAACTGCTGGCAATAGCGTTTTTGATGTCGGCGATACCCAGACTTGGCAAGTTTACAAAGGTCTGGAAACCGAAGCCGAGTCAACGCAAATGGCTGTGAATGCCACGGCTGGGCAAGTTTTAACCTACAACGGTCAAATTATTCTTGCTGTCTTCCACTCCGCTTCTGGAGGACACACGGAAAATGTGGAAAATGTTTGGTCGGAACCCCTGGCTTACCTGCGCGGCGTTCCAGACTACGACCAAGGGACACCAGGCTACCAGTGGCAGAAAAGCTTCTCCCGCAACGAACTTAGTCGGCTTCTGGGTGTAAGCAATGTTAAATCTTTGATACCGGAACGCACCACTCCTAGCGGACGGATTATGACGATGAAAGTCGTTGGAAGTGGTAGCACGCGGCGGATGACTGGAAGTCAGCTGCGTCAAGCACTGAAGCTTAGGAGTACGTTGTTCACGGTTAGCTCCACAGGAACGGGTTTTCAGCTCAACGGTCGTGGTTTCGGTCACGGTCTTGGTTTAAGCCAGTGGGGGGCTTACAATTTAGCTCAGCAGGGGACAAACTACCAGCAAATTTTGGGGCATTATTACCAGCGCACCGCGATCGCTAGCATGAAAGTGCAGTAGAAACGGGGCAACTGTTACCGCCCCAAAGTAGGGATGAGCGAAGCGGTAGCCACCAAGTGACATCGCTTCGCTCATCCCGGAGCGATCGCTCCTTGCTTTTCAGCTGACTTAATCAAACGCCAGAAGGATTGCTGTGAAAAAGTGGGAGTATCTCTTTGTTCGGTTTGACTACTTTGCAGGCGATCTCCGACCCAAAAGTGTCAACGAAAAAGACTTTCGAGATAAACAAGACATCCCACCTCTCCATGAATTATCCAATCAACTCGGACAGGAAGGCTGGGAATTAACCGGCGTGAATTCCCATCCGGGTTATGGTTATGGTTTCTTGATTTTTAAACGCCCCAAGGAATCTTTATGAACCGCTCTGGTTGAGGCGACGCTGCCATTCTGCATCAATCTTATCGGCTTGCTCGATCTCCTGTTCTATAAGCTCGGTTTCGGTCGTGTAGGCTAAATCCTCGCGACCGATGACTGTTTTCGCAGCAAATTGTTGAGCATAAGCAATTTTCTTCTGCAAAGCGGAATTCGCTTGATTTAACAAGATGGCTCGTTCTTGTCGTTGTTGATTTCGGGCTTCAATTCGCTGATTTCTCCACTGAATCCAGAAATAGCGGATTAGGGGAATTGACAGGAAGGCGATGCCGTAACTCAGCAAAATCCAGTAAATTGACTGCACGAAGGCGATAAGTCCGCCGGATTGCGCTAATTGAACCCCTATCTCTCCCCGTAACAGAGAATTGAGAACTAAAGCACCGATAATATTCACGGCACCTAATCCCGCAGAGAGCATAATTTGTCCGCTATCGGCTTGGCTAAAGCGCCAAGGACGCTCTCGGAGATATGCACCCACTGGCTGCGAATTTCGCTCTTGCGCTGTAGTTTGTAATTCAGGGAAGTGATAGACGATTTCCCCGTCTGGGCTGACTTCTGGTTGCCCATTAAAACGAGTGAGGACGGGCAGCATATAATCTTCGTATTCTTTGCCCCAGCCTTTGCCCATGTCATCGAGATAAGGGGCGATTTGTTCGGCTGTCACCGCACCCTGATTATTGCGAATGACAGTGGCAATTTCTTGCCAGCGGCGTTCTTCTAAATCGGCATTGGGATTCCCATCGCCAAACAGGAAGGAGAAGACGGCTTCTAGGAAGTTCATCTGTCTCTTGCCTTCGGGGGATGAGACACGACGCCGTTCGTAGCGATCGCTATAGTCTGGATAGAAAAACCACCAGATGTCAGGGCCAAACCAGAAGCGGGGCATAAAAACCATACCGCCGCCACCGTGATGACCGCCGCCGGAATCATCGCTGTCGCGGCTGCTATTGACGGCGATTAGAATAACTGCGATCGCGACAAAAATTAGGACAATGGAAGCAATCAGGATAATCCCGAAGGAAATCCGGATCAGGTAAAACAAAACTTTCCAAATTTTTTCCCACCATTCCTTCAGTCGCAACCGCAAGAACTTATTGCGGAGAACTGTCCGGAAATTCTTAGGGAAAAGGTAGACTATCTCGCCGGTTTCTGCTACCTGCAAGTGTCCACCGGCGTCGGATGCCAGAGCGAGTAATCCAGCCTGAGCCATGTTGACATTTAACCCAGCTTGGGTTGCCACATCGCCAACCGTGACACGGTAGCCCAGGTGTTCAACTGCTTGCATGAGGGTGGGATTGGGAGCCATGTGCTTTCCTCAAGGACGGAGGCTACTATCACCAGTATAAAATTTTGGCAAATTCCAGCAGGCAGATTATGAAACCCAGAACTTGCGCGAGCGCTCTTAACCTATTCGCTCTTAGCGTATGCCACCCTAAACCGAAGCGCCGCTTGGCAACGCTAACGTGGCTGTTCGCTCTCCTATTCTCACTTTTGGGATTAACCACACCACTCAAAGCAGCCAATCTGGAACACGTTCAACATTTGCTAAAAACTAAACAATGTCCTCAGTGTGACTTGAGGGGTGCTGAGTTGAGAGATGCGGACTTAAGGGCGGCTGACTTGAGGCGTGCTGATCTCGCCGGTGCCAATCTCAGTGCTGCCGATTTAAGGGGTGCCAATTTAGGGGGGGCGAATCTAGGCGGTGCCAGCTTGATTAATAGCGACCTTAGCGGTGCCAACTTGAGCGGCGTTAATTTGAATTTAGCCGCGCTGATTAAAGCCAATCTCACAGGCGCTAACCTTGCCGGTTCTGAGTTGACGATGGCGAAGTTACCGGGCGCTGATCTCACAAAGGCTGATTTGCGGGAAACTAATCTGATTAGTGCTGACTTGAGCAATGCCATTCTCCGAGGAACGGACTTGCGGGGGGCAGATTTGCGAAATGCTGATTTTGAGAATGCGCTTCTCGAAGGCGTCCAGCTCAATAGTGCAAATCTCCCAGATGGCACTTTGCATTATTAACCCCAACCATAGTCAAGGGTGCATTAGCCTTACATCTGAGCGATCGCCAAGCTTTAATTCCGTATATATAAGCGCACAGATTTCCATTCTCTAAATATACACAAGAACTAGTATTTATTTTGTATAAAATAATACGTCTGCGAAAAAATACTGAGAAACTCGGTTGATTGAGGAAAGAACAACAAATGCGCGATCGCATTTGTTAATCTCAATCCAGTTGACTCCCAGAGCGCGTTAAATTAGCTTAAAGAGCATCACTGAGCGATAAACTGACCACTCTACACTTTCCTAATTAGCACAGCATTACAGAGCCGGATATGCCAAGAACGCAAAAAAACGATAACTTCATTGACAAGAGCTTCACGGTAATGGCGGATATCATCCTAAAAATCTTGCCTGCCAACAAGAAAGCAAAAGAAGCTTTCATCTACTACCGCGATGGTATGTCAGCGCAGGCAGATGGTGAATACGCTGAAGCTCTAGACAATTACAGGGAAGCTTTAACGCTAGAGGAAGACACTTACGACCGCAGTTATATCCTCTACAATATGGGTCTGATATACGCCAGCAATGGCGATCACGAGCAGGCTTTGGAATACTACCACCAAGCGCTTGACTGTAATCCCCGCCTGCCTCAAGCGTTGAATAATATTGCCGTCATTTACCACTTCCAGGGTGAAAAGCTCAAGGAAGATGGAGATCCCGAAGCTGCTGAAGCTTTGTTTGACAAAGCCGGAGAATATTGGAAACAAGCGATTAGTATGGCTCCGAATAACTACATCGAAGCCCAAAACTGGCTCAAAACGACTGGGCGATCTACGATGGATATCTTCTTTTAGGTAACAGGTAATAGGTAATCAACAAAAGAGAAAAAATTACCTACTATCTACTATCAAATGACCAATTACCAATAAGCCATTACCACTGTTATGATTGACCGCGAACAAGTTCGCAAAGTTGCCCATCTGGCTCGCCTAGAACTGACCCCCGAAGAAGAAGCCCAATTTACGACCCAACTAGGCAGTATTTTGGAGTATTTTGAACAATTAAGCGAACTTGATGTCAGTGATGTGCAACCCACAACAAGGGCAATTGATGTTAGCAATGTGACACGCCCTGATGAACTGCAACCCTTTCCCAACCGGGAAGCTATTCTCACAGGTGCCCCAGATCAAGAGGGTGACTTTTTCAAAGTGCCAAAAATCCTCAGCGCTGAGTAAGGTACTCGCCCTATTTTGCACCTAAGACCGATGAATTTTAGGTGAGAACCTGAGCCAATAAGTGTGGGGCAATCTTCCAGGGGTTGCCCTTCATACTCTCAAAGGAGAACGTTATGGGTTTAGGTCTTTTGATTGATGGAAAGTGGGTTAGCGAACGAGAACAAGAAGACTCCCAAGGAAAATTTATTCGTCCATCAACAACCTTCCGCAACAAAATTACAGCTGATGGTTCTAGTGGCTTTAAGGCTGAACCGGGTCGCTATCATCTCTATATTTCCTGGGCTTGTCCTTGGGCGCAACGAACCGCAATTATGCGCCAATTGAAGGGATTAGAAGATGTTATCAGTCTCTCAGTTGTGGCACCCGAAATTGATCAAAATAGTTGGGAATTCTCAGAAGAACCAGGTTCTATCCCCGATACGGTAAATAAGACTCGCTATTTGTGGGAAGTTTATCTTAAAGCGGATTCTAATTACAATGGGCGGGTGACTGTCCCAGTTCTTTGGGATAAAGAAACTGCCACGATTGTGAATAATGAATCCCGCGAGATCATTCGGATGTTTGATACAGAATTCGATGATTTCGCCAAGTCTGAGATGAATTTTTATCCAACAGAATTGCAGGAGGTGGTTGATAAGACGATTGATGCAATTTACCAACCGATTAATAATGGCGTTTATCGGGCAGGATTTGCGACTAGCCAAGCCGCCTACGATGAAGCGGTGACGGAACTATTCGATGCTCTCGATCGTTGGGAAAAAGTGTTAGCGGAGCACCGCTATCTGTGTGGAGAAAGCCTCACCGAGGCAGATTGGTGTATGTTTACCACTCTCTTGCGCTTCGATGCCGTTTACTATGTCCACTTCAAGTGCAATTTACGCCGGATTGTGGATTACCCCAATCTCTGGAATTACCTGAAAGACCTCTACCAGGTGCCGGGGGTAAAGGAAACCTGCAACCTCGACCATATCAAACGCCATTACTATAAAAGCCACCCAAAAGTTAATCCCACCAGAATTGTTCCGAAAGGGCCGTTAATTGATTTTGAGGAACCTCATAACCGCGAACAATTATCGCCTAAAGCTAAGGCGACCGCTGTGTGATTCCTCATTTAAAAAGCAAGGTGGATACTACCCACCTTGCTTTTTTTAATAACTAGAGTAAAAACGCAAATGCTGTAAGCATCTGAGCTTAAATATCACTTGATAATCCCGATTAAGGATTGAAAGAAGTCCGGGTAAGAAATAGCGGCTGCTTCGGCACGCCCAATTGTGGTAGTGCCTTCTGCATTCAGGGCAGCAATTGCTAAACTCATGGCAATTCGATGGTCGGTATGACTATCAACATCAGTGCCGATGAGAGGAGTGCCCCCCGTAATTTCTAACCCATCGGGTCTTTCTGTAACCTTGGCACCCATGCGGTTGAGCTGAGATGCCATAACGGCAATGCGATCGCTTTCTTTGACCCGCAACTCTGCTGCATCTCGAATTACAGTAGTTCCTTGGGCAAACACTGCCGCTACAGCCAAAATCGGAATCTCATCAATCAGGCAAGGAATTAGATCGCCAGCAATTTCACATGCTTTAAGGGCACTGGAACGTACCCGCAAATCTGCTACTGGCTCACCCGCGACAATCCGCTGATTTTCCATCTGAATGTCAGCGCCCATCCTCTCCAGAGCTTCCAGAATGCCGGTGCGAGTGGGATTAATCCCAACATTTTCAACACATAACTCCGAACCCGGTACAATCGCCCCAGCAACCAGCCAAAAGGCAGCTGAGCTAATATCCCCGGGCACTACCACCGGCTGCCCTTGCAGCTTGGCTGAGCCAGTAATGGTGACGCTATTGGTTTCTGGATCGATGCTGAGTTCTGCCCCGAAAGCTTTGAGCATCCGTTCGCTATGGTCGCGGGAGAGGGCGGGTTCGGTAACGGTAGTTTGTCCTTCCACCATCAATCCAGCTAGGAGGATACAAGATTTGACTTGTGCTGAAGCAATCGGAGAGTGATAGTGAATCGGTCGCAGTTGTTGTCCTTGAATTGCTAGAGGCGCTAAAGAGTCGTTCTGACGTCCCCAAATTTGAGCGCCCATCTCTTGTAACGGTTTAACAACGCGAGACATTGGGCGCGAGCGCAGCGAGCTATCCCCCGTCACAGCAAAAAAACGTCCCGGATGAGAGGCGAGAAGCCCCAGCATCAGTCGCAAGGTAGTACCTGAGTTACCGGCGTCCAAGACTGAGGTTGGTTCTTGTAGGCAGCCGAGTCCGATGCCCTGAATTCGCACCATTTCCGTATTCAGTTCCGAAATTTCGGCACCCATCGCCCGAAAACAGCTAGCAGTGCTGCGGGGATCTTCTCCCAAGAGGAGTCCCTGAATGGTGGTTTCTCCTTGGGCGATCGCTCCCAACATCAAAGCCCGGTGGGAGATAGATTTATCCCCTGGCACCCGAATGCGTCCCTGCAAGGATAGCCCTGCTGCGGGATTCTGAATGATTAAACGATCCTGATTTTCAGTATTTTCTAGCGTGACAACTGCGGCTGGCATGAAGAGGGACTGGGATGAAGTTGCAAATAGTGATTCTACCAATTGCTGACACTGACGATAGCACTGGAGTTATAGCAATTCTGGATTGGGTTGCGATACATCTGTAGGGGCATGGCAATCAAAAAGCCCCTACCAAACCTTAGAACCGCAATACATTCCATCCAACTGAGAAGTGCTACAGTAACCACTTCAGTCCCAATCGCTACTTTTGAAAGCCTATTCCTATCTTCTTTTTACTCTTGCCCTTAGATTTTGATTTATTAACCTCTGCCAGCGCTTCCTGAAATAAATCATGTAAATGCACTGGCACACTGGCAATCTCCGGTAAATCAGGCTCTAACGCCTTGTTATATTCTTGGAGTAAAGCGTCTAAATCGCGGTCAATTTTCAATTCTGGACGCTGTAACACTGTTTTCAACAGCTTTTCCATTTGGGCTGGATAAGTTTCGGCTAAGCGATGCCAAATGAAGGCATTAATCGTCGATTCTTCTAGATACTGACGAACCAGCTTCTCAGTGTTTTCAATGTTGTTCTGCCAGTCTTCTGCTTCTAGCATTGCCTTGAACCGGCTGTATGTAGGCAGAAATATTTGACCCCAACGAGGATGGGTGAGGGCTGTTAGCTGTTCGGCTTTCTTGAGATTTGCAGGCAACTCAACTTTAGGTGTCACCATCTTAGTTGGGTTTTTGCTGTCAAACATCTGAGCGATCGCTTTTGAATCGGCACCTGATTCTTCTGCGGCTGCTTTCATTTCCTCTTCTGTAACCCCAGCTTCTGCGGCTATTTCCGAGAGCGATTTATTTTCATCAATGCCTGCCGCTGCTAAGCGTTTCTTAGTTAGTAATTCCTGAAATTCTTCTATCCTCTTATTCATCTGGTACCCAGGCATTACGACTTCGTCGCTACCAAAAAAGCTCAGAAAATCCTGGTGATATTGTTCTACTGATTGCCATGCCAGTTCTAGAAGTTCTGGAGCGTCACTATAAAGCGATTTGTTGTAATTTTCCTTAAAATTTCCGATTGCCACTGCCAGCTTGGGTTTTCCTAATCTCCCCATTGGGATACAAGGACCAGAAAACATCCAGACGCTCTCGGTTACAGGTGCAATGCGAGTGAGTAAAATTTCTCCCTCTTTAAACCGGCTCATCTCCTGCCATGTTAGAAGCGTGTTTGGCTTGACGATGTAGCGCTTAGCAGTCAGCCAGTTCATCAACTCAAAGCCATCTGATAAGACTTGGAGCGTAGCAAACAAGCCAATGAAGCTACACCGCCAGCT
This DNA window, taken from Coleofasciculus sp. FACHB-T130, encodes the following:
- a CDS encoding SpoIID/LytB domain-containing protein, translating into MLQTSCFILGFGKASSGRLHPSKWWLTFLLWLMLVAPAKAMELRVAIQEGVSKITVGSSTKAVIRDSAGRVVGQMAAMDGMEARPTGGGVALGGEQSTQLIVEPTAGGYVWIGDRWYRGRTRLVRTGKGLTAVNQVDLEQYLYSVLGSEMSANWPLEALKAQAVAARSYALYKRQTAGNSVFDVGDTQTWQVYKGLETEAESTQMAVNATAGQVLTYNGQIILAVFHSASGGHTENVENVWSEPLAYLRGVPDYDQGTPGYQWQKSFSRNELSRLLGVSNVKSLIPERTTPSGRIMTMKVVGSGSTRRMTGSQLRQALKLRSTLFTVSSTGTGFQLNGRGFGHGLGLSQWGAYNLAQQGTNYQQILGHYYQRTAIASMKVQ
- a CDS encoding pentapeptide repeat-containing protein, with protein sequence MKPRTCASALNLFALSVCHPKPKRRLATLTWLFALLFSLLGLTTPLKAANLEHVQHLLKTKQCPQCDLRGAELRDADLRAADLRRADLAGANLSAADLRGANLGGANLGGASLINSDLSGANLSGVNLNLAALIKANLTGANLAGSELTMAKLPGADLTKADLRETNLISADLSNAILRGTDLRGADLRNADFENALLEGVQLNSANLPDGTLHY
- a CDS encoding photosystem I assembly protein Ycf3; the protein is MPRTQKNDNFIDKSFTVMADIILKILPANKKAKEAFIYYRDGMSAQADGEYAEALDNYREALTLEEDTYDRSYILYNMGLIYASNGDHEQALEYYHQALDCNPRLPQALNNIAVIYHFQGEKLKEDGDPEAAEALFDKAGEYWKQAISMAPNNYIEAQNWLKTTGRSTMDIFF
- the gatC gene encoding Asp-tRNA(Asn)/Glu-tRNA(Gln) amidotransferase subunit GatC, whose amino-acid sequence is MIDREQVRKVAHLARLELTPEEEAQFTTQLGSILEYFEQLSELDVSDVQPTTRAIDVSNVTRPDELQPFPNREAILTGAPDQEGDFFKVPKILSAE
- a CDS encoding glutathione S-transferase family protein — its product is MGLGLLIDGKWVSEREQEDSQGKFIRPSTTFRNKITADGSSGFKAEPGRYHLYISWACPWAQRTAIMRQLKGLEDVISLSVVAPEIDQNSWEFSEEPGSIPDTVNKTRYLWEVYLKADSNYNGRVTVPVLWDKETATIVNNESREIIRMFDTEFDDFAKSEMNFYPTELQEVVDKTIDAIYQPINNGVYRAGFATSQAAYDEAVTELFDALDRWEKVLAEHRYLCGESLTEADWCMFTTLLRFDAVYYVHFKCNLRRIVDYPNLWNYLKDLYQVPGVKETCNLDHIKRHYYKSHPKVNPTRIVPKGPLIDFEEPHNREQLSPKAKATAV
- the aroA gene encoding 3-phosphoshikimate 1-carboxyvinyltransferase; translation: MPAAVVTLENTENQDRLIIQNPAAGLSLQGRIRVPGDKSISHRALMLGAIAQGETTIQGLLLGEDPRSTASCFRAMGAEISELNTEMVRIQGIGLGCLQEPTSVLDAGNSGTTLRLMLGLLASHPGRFFAVTGDSSLRSRPMSRVVKPLQEMGAQIWGRQNDSLAPLAIQGQQLRPIHYHSPIASAQVKSCILLAGLMVEGQTTVTEPALSRDHSERMLKAFGAELSIDPETNSVTITGSAKLQGQPVVVPGDISSAAFWLVAGAIVPGSELCVENVGINPTRTGILEALERMGADIQMENQRIVAGEPVADLRVRSSALKACEIAGDLIPCLIDEIPILAVAAVFAQGTTVIRDAAELRVKESDRIAVMASQLNRMGAKVTERPDGLEITGGTPLIGTDVDSHTDHRIAMSLAIAALNAEGTTTIGRAEAAAISYPDFFQSLIGIIK